In Vigna unguiculata cultivar IT97K-499-35 chromosome 3, ASM411807v1, whole genome shotgun sequence, a single genomic region encodes these proteins:
- the LOC114176296 gene encoding leucine-rich repeat extensin-like protein 1, translating into MRILCLTLLLLSSVAMGEDADHKHSLKATSHAQIQCTMCSSCENPCGQVSPPPPPPSPPPPSTTNCPPPPSPPSSGGGGGGSYYYSPPPPSQYTYYSPPPPASTGGGGGIYYYPPPSNGNYPRPPPPNPIVPYFPFYYYSPPAPGAAAPTPWTASFVLCAISLSSFLMFLL; encoded by the coding sequence ATGAGGATCTTGTGTTTAACGTTGTTGCTTCTGTCTAGTGTGGCAATGGGAGAAGATGCCGATCATAAACACTCCCTAAAAGCCACCTCACACGCGCAGATCCAGTGCACAATGTGTTCCTCTTGTGAAAACCCCTGCGGCCAAGTTTctccgccgccgccgccgccctCACCGCCACCTCCTTCCACCACAAACTGCCCCCCACCGCCGTCTCCTCCTTCCTCCGGGGGCGGTGGCGGAGGTTCCTACTATTACTCTCCACCCCCACCCTCTCAGTACACCTACTACTCACCACCTCCACCAGCATCCACCGGCGGTGGTGGAGGAATCTACTACTACCCTCCCCCCAGCAACGGAAACTACCCCAGACCACCGCCGCCGAACCCGATTGTGCCGTATTTTCCGTTTTACTACTACAGCCCGCCGGCGCCGGGCGCCGCCGCTCCTACGCCCTGGACGGCCTCTTTTGTTCTCTGTGCAATTAGTTTGTCCTCCTTTCTGATGTTCTTGCTTTGA
- the LOC114177976 gene encoding COBRA-like protein 7: MLLPIQCCYLSTIAALTIFLSTTSFSDAQSCNGILVSYAYTGGSRLPPNVSNAAEQPYRFESTVTVLNNGLDELKSWKVFVGFDHDELLVSASNAVLADGTTLPAAVGNGTVFAGYPMTDLKTAVATAGDLTQMQVQINLVGTVFGVAPPSVPMPKSINLANDGFLCRASTTQGKNASSVCCTRDPKFKTNITTDEEFLPRQNGDLSIMYDVIRTYDSNYWAEVTIANHNPLGRLDNWRLSWDWMNDEFIYSMKGAYPSVVDASECLFGKQGTFYRDLDFATVLNCERRPTIIDLPPTKFNDSDLGKIPFCCRNGTILPPSMDPSMSASRFQMQVFKMPPALNRSQLSPPQNWKISGTLNPDYKCGPPVRVSPTENPDPSGLPSNKTVMASWQVVCNITTAKGTSRKCCVSFSAYYNDSVVPCKTCACGCPQNTERTCSATAPAMLLPPEALLVPFENRSAKAIAWASLKHFPVPKPMPCSDNCGVSINWHLVSDYTKGWSARVTLFNWGETNFADWFAAVEMDKAAAGFEKMYSFNATLLDGVNNTIIMQGLPGLNYLVAEADGADPLRDPRVPGKQQSVISFTKKLTPGINTIRGDGFPTKVFFNGEECSLPSVLPTSGGSWNGFSLGTSVLLSLLSFLLMR, translated from the exons ATGCTCCTCCCAATCCAGTGTTGCTACCTCAGCACCATCGCTGCGCTAACAATCTTCCTCTCAACCACGTCGTTTTCCGATGCTCAATCCTGTAACGGCATCCTCGTTTCTTATGCCTATACCGGCGGCTCGCGGCTCCCGCCCAATGTCTCCAACGCGGCGGAACAGCCCTACCGGTTCGAATCGACGGTGACAGTACTCAACAACGGTCTCGATGAGCTCAAGTCGTGGAAGGTCTTCGTGGGGTTCGACCATGACGAGTTGTTGGTCTCTGCGTCCAATGCGGTTCTCGCCGATGGCACAACCCTCCCCGCTGCCGTCGGAAACGGCACTGTTTTCGCTGGCTACCCCATGACCGATCTCAAGACCGCCGTCGCAACTGCCGGCGACTTGACCCAGATGCAGGTTCAGATCAACCTCGTCGGCACCGTGTTCGGGGTGGCGCCGCCCAGTGTTCCGATGCCGAAATCCATCAACCTCGCTAATGATGGATTCCTCTGTCGTGCATCCACCACCCAAG GGAAGAATGCTAGTAGTGTGTGCTGCACCAGAGATCCCAAGTTCAAAACTAACATCACCACGGATGAAGAGTTTCTGCCACGTCAGAATGGTGATCTTAGCATTATGTATGACGTGATAAGAACTTACGATTCTAATTACTGGGCTGAGGTTACTATTGCAAACCATAACCCACTTGGGAGGCTTGACAACTGGAGGTTGAGCTGGGACTGGATGAATGATGAGTTTATATATTCAATGAAAGGGGCTTATCCTTCTGTTGTGGATGCTTCTGAATGTCTGTTCGGTAAGCAAGGTACATTCTATAGGGATCTTGACTTTGCCACTGTTTTGAATTGTGAGAGGAGGCCAACCATAATCGATCTCCCTCCAACCAAGTTCAATGATTCTGACCTTGGGAAGATTCCCTTTTGCTGCCGGAATGGTACTATTTTGCCGCCCTCCATGGACCCTAGCATGTCAGCTTCAAGATTCCAAATGCAGGTTTTCAAGATGCCACCGGCGCTTAACCGGTCCCAACTTTCACCGCCGCAGAACTGGAAGATAAGTGGTACCCTCAACCCTGACTATAAATGTGGCCCTCCAGTAAGAGTGAGTCCCACGGAAAACCCTGATCCTTCTGGCTTACCGTCGAACAAAACTGTGATGGCCAGTTGGCAGGTTGTGTGCAACATTACAACAGCCAAGGGAACATCAAGAAAATGCTGTGTTTCGTTTTCGGCCTATTACAATGATTCAGTTGTTCCGTGCAAAACATGTGCTTGTGGATGTCCCCAGAACACAGAGAGAACATGTAGTGCTACTGCCCCAGCTATGTTGCTTCCACCAGAGGCACTTCTTGTTCCTTTTGAAAACCGATCCGCCAAGGCCATTGCTTGGGCAAGCCTGAAACATTTTCCGGTGCCAAAGCCGATGCCATGTAGTGATAACTGTGGTGTGAGCATCAACTGGCATTTGGTCTCGGACTACACTAAAGGATGGAGTGCAAGGGTGACACTTTTTAACTGGGGTGAGACCAATTTTGCAGACTGGTTTGCTGCAGTAGAAATGGACAAAGCAGCTGCAGGTTTTGAGAAAATGTACTCTTTCAATGCAACTCTTCTAGATGGCGTAAACAACACAATTATTATGCAAGGTTTGCCAGGACTGAACTACCTTGTAGCAGAAGCTGATGGAGCTGACCCTCTGAGAGATCCTAGGGTGCCTGGTAAACAACAATCAGTGATCTCTTTCACAAAGAAACTTACTCCTGGAATCAATACGATTCGTGGAGATGGCTTTCCCACTAAAGTCTTTTTCAATGGAGAGGAATGCTCTCTTCCATCGGTGCTTCCAACTAGTGGTGGTTCTTGGAATGGTTTTTCATTGGGTACTTCAGTGCTTCTATCACTGTTGTCGTTCCTCTTGATGAGATGA
- the LOC114177865 gene encoding two-component response regulator ARR2-like, with amino-acid sequence MLLLLLLLLLLWWFYCSVRFGLDLRSMNLGNGKGSMSTVTTTAVMKSGDAVSDQFPAGLRVLVVDDDPTCLMILEKMLRTCLYEVTKCNRAETALSLLRENKNGFDIVISDVHMPDMDGFKLLEHIGLEMDLPVIMMSADDGKSVVMKGVTHGACDYLIKPVRIEALKNIWQHVVRKKKNEWKDAEQSGSAEEGDRQPKASDEADYSSSANEGSWRNSKKRRDEEEEAEDRDDTSTLKKPRVVWSVELHQQFVAAVDQLGIDKAVPKKILELMNVPGLTRENVASHLQKYRLYLRRLSGVSQHQNNMSNSFLGSQEATFGTISSINGIDLQTLAVAGQLPAQSLATLQAAGLGRSTAKAGVPMPLMDQRNLFSFENPRVRFGEGQQQHLSSSKPMNLLLGIPTNMEPKQLANLHQSTQSIAGLNMRVNASAPQGNPLLMQMPQSQPRGQMLSENTGPRVPRLPSSLGHPNVSNGISNGFLGRNGIAGNNRGPAYNPVPPNSSLLSFPMNQSSEVSVNNSLPLGSTPGISSITTKGSFQEEVTSGIKASGGFPSYDIFNELHHHKSHDWEITNPGLTYSAPHHANHLQGNIDVSPSVLVHQGFSSTQQTGQSRDATLIGKAMFSVGEGSEQDNLQNAVQHLHPLLVDNSVRVKSERIPDASSQTNLFPDHYGQEDLMSALLKQQEGMGPSESEFEFDAYSLDNIPV; translated from the exons ATGTTGTTGCTGTTGCTGTTATTACTATTGTTGTGGTGGTTCTACTGTTCTGTTAGGTTCGGTTTGGATCTCCGAAGCATGAATCTGGGCAACGGAAAGGGATCCATGTCAACGGTTACTACAACAGCGGTTATGAAATCCGGAGACGCCGTCTCCGACCAGTTTCCGGCGGGTCTCAGGGTTCTGGTGGTCGACGATGATCCCACGTGCCTCATGATTCTCGAGAAGATGCTTCGCACGTGCCTCTACGAAG TTACCAAATGCAACCGAGCAGAGACTGCGCTTTCACTTCTTAGAGAGAACAAAAATGGGTTTGACATTGTTATAAGCGATGTGCATATGCCTGACATGGATGGATTTAAACTTCTGGAGCACATTGGGTTGGAGATGGACCTTCCTGTTATCA TGATGTCTGCGGATGATGGTAAAAGTGTTGTTATGAAGGGTGTGACTCACGGTGCTTGTGATTATCTGATTAAGCCTGTTCGCATTGAGGCTTTGAAGAACATATGGCAGCATGTGGTtcggaagaagaagaatgagtgGAAAGATGCAGAGCAATCCGGCAGTGCCGAAGAAGGAGATCGCCAACCTAAGGCATCTGATGAAGCAGATTACTCTTCCTCAGCTAACGAAGGCAGTTGGAGAAACTCAAAGAAGAGAAGGGACGAGGAGGAGGAGGCAGAGGATAGAGATGACACATCCACGTTAAAGAAACCGCGAGTTGTTTGGTCTGTGGAGCTTCATCAACAGTTTGTGGCTGCTGTGGATCAGCTCGGAATTGACA AGGCTGTTCCTAAAAAAATTCTGGAATTGATGAATGTTCCTGGGCTCACTAGAGAAAATGTTGCCAGCCACCTGCAG AAATACCGGTTGTATCTTCGAAGATTGAGTGGAGTTTCTCAACACCAGAATAATATGAGCAACTCCTTTCTCGGCTCTCAAGAGGCAACGTTTGGGACAATTTCTTCGATTAATGGGATTGATCTTCAAACTCTTGCAGTTGCTGGCCAGCTTCCTGCTCAAAGTCTGGCTACTCTTCAAGCAGCAGGACTTGGTAGGTCAACTGCAAAAGCTGGTGTACCAATGCCTCTCATGGATCAAAGGAAcctttttagttttgaaaaccCAAGGGTACGATTTGGAGAAGGCCAACAGCAACATTTAAGCAGTAGTAAACCAATGAACTTATTGCTTGGAATCCCCACCAACATGGAGCCTAAGCAGCTTGCCAATTTGCACCAGTCTACCCAATCCATTGCCGGTTTGAATATGCGAGTCAATGCATCTGCCCCACAAGGCAACCCCTTATTGATGCAGATGCCACAATCTCAACCTAGAGGTCAGATGCTAAGTGAAAATACTGGTCCTCGTGTTCCCAGGCTTCCATCATCGTTGGGGCACCCTAATGTATCAAATGGAATTTCTAATGGCTTTCTGGGCAGAAATGGAATTGCTGGTAATAACAGAGGACCTGCGTATAATCCTGTTCCACCAAACTCTTCGTTGTTGAGTTTTCCAATGAATCAAAGTTCTGAAGTCTCCGTCAACAATAGTTTACCTCTTGGAAGCACTCCAGGTATATCCAGTATCACAACAAAAGGCTCATTTCAGGAGGAAGTTACATCTGGAATTAAAGCATCTGGTGGATTCCCaagttatgatatttttaatgaactGCACCATCACAAGTCCCATGATTGGGAGATAACAAACCCAGGCCTGACATACAGTGCCCCCCATCATGCAAATCATTTACAAGGTAACATTGATGTCTCGCCATCAGTTTTAGTGCATCAAGGGTTTTCTTCTACCCAGCAGACCGGCCAAAGCAGAGATGCTACTTTAATTGGAAAAGCTATGTTCTCCGTGGGAGAAGGGTCGGAGCAAGATAACCTCCAAAATGCTGTTCAACACCTCCATCCGCTTCTTGTTGACAATTCAGTAAGGGTTAAGTCTGAAAGAATTCCCGATGCAAGCTCCCAGACTAACCTCTTCCCTGACCATTATGGGCAGGAGGATCTGATGAGTGCGCTTCTAAAGCAG CAAGAAGGCATGGGACCATCTGAGAGTGAGTTTGAATTTGATGCTTATTCTCTGGACAACATCCCTGTCTAG